From a single Anaerolineaceae bacterium oral taxon 439 genomic region:
- a CDS encoding 2'-5' RNA ligase — translation MEKTLRLFIAVPLPDSVKAQICAGPLSSAALNRPGIRPVPANNLHLTLRFLGDTAESELPAIREAIETAAAGLRPFRAEIQSCGVFPNPAAARVFWLGFDPRGAARLRDVAKSVAGQLARAGIDGDRKPFRPHMTLARVNAGTLSERETAAIVTTLREVCFDPVPVREICCFSSDLSGHVPVYKKRFSAAFER, via the coding sequence ATGGAAAAAACCCTCCGCCTCTTTATCGCCGTCCCGCTCCCCGACAGCGTCAAAGCGCAGATTTGCGCCGGGCCGCTTTCAAGCGCGGCGCTGAACCGGCCCGGAATCCGGCCCGTCCCCGCGAACAACCTGCATCTTACGCTGCGCTTCCTCGGGGACACCGCCGAATCGGAGCTGCCCGCGATCCGCGAAGCGATCGAGACCGCCGCGGCCGGTCTCCGCCCCTTCCGCGCGGAAATCCAGAGCTGCGGCGTCTTCCCGAACCCGGCGGCGGCGCGCGTCTTCTGGCTCGGCTTCGATCCGCGAGGCGCGGCGCGGCTCCGCGATGTCGCGAAATCGGTCGCCGGTCAACTCGCCCGGGCCGGGATCGACGGCGACCGGAAGCCCTTCCGGCCGCACATGACTCTCGCCCGCGTCAACGCCGGAACGCTCAGCGAACGCGAAACCGCCGCGATCGTGACGACGCTGCGCGAGGTTTGCTTCGACCCTGTCCCGGTCCGCGAAATCTGCTGTTTCAGCTCTGACCTGAGCGGGCACGTTCCCGTTTATAAAAAACGCTTTTCGGCTGCGTTTGAGCGTTAA
- a CDS encoding ribosome silencing factor, with protein sequence MNQDTPTAAIARRIVEILEEHKGEDILFLDVSEQVDFTDYFIIVSATSDRMIQALADAVQDKIRDEFKLHSKLQGVSGGGWTLIDLGDIVVHIFSPERREFYDLESLWKEAKTLLRIQ encoded by the coding sequence ATGAATCAAGACACCCCCACCGCAGCCATTGCCCGACGCATCGTCGAAATTCTCGAAGAACATAAAGGCGAAGATATCCTTTTCCTCGACGTCTCCGAACAGGTCGACTTTACCGACTATTTCATCATCGTCAGCGCCACCTCCGACCGCATGATCCAGGCGCTCGCCGACGCCGTTCAGGATAAAATCCGCGACGAATTCAAGCTTCACAGCAAGCTTCAGGGCGTCAGCGGCGGCGGATGGACGCTGATCGATCTGGGCGATATCGTCGTGCATATCTTTTCGCCGGAACGGCGCGAGTTCTACGATCTCGAATCGCTTTGGAAGGAAGCGAAAACGCTCCTGCGAATTCAGTAA
- a CDS encoding glutamate--tRNA ligase — MTDQKPVRVRFAPSPTGRLHLGGGRTALYNYLLAKKTGGTFILRIEDTDKKRYVEGAEREIIDGLRWLGIDWQEGPDVGGEYGPYRQADKKALYRQYAERLVEQGDAYYCFCSSERLSRMKQEQQQRKEFPHYDGCCREIPLDEARKRVAAGEPHVIRFKTPKEGVTTVRDLIRGEITVENRTIDDYIIVKSDGWALYHLAAMVDDHLMKISHVIRGSEWIPTLPLHHLIIRAFGWDEPEWIHLSLFLKPDGKGKVSKRDSADFIKDGYSLFLTDLIDLGYLPEAVVNWIALMGWSFDDHTEIFTMDALVRDFSLEHLTPSPAAINFTKLDHFNGTHIRMLTIEDLAARIKPFFLKEGIDADDATLLKIAPIIRERMVTLDESVALAGFFFRAEVVPATADLIQKGLTAAQCAEIAERSYDVLTALPEISPRIGEPEMRELVAEMGLKPAQVFGVLRVAVTGQRVSPPLFESMEILGKELTLRRIQRAARELRAQG; from the coding sequence ATGACAGATCAAAAGCCGGTACGCGTTCGATTCGCGCCCTCTCCGACCGGGCGGCTTCATCTCGGCGGCGGGCGAACGGCGCTTTACAATTATCTTTTAGCGAAAAAAACGGGCGGTACTTTTATCCTGAGGATCGAGGATACCGATAAGAAGCGTTACGTCGAAGGCGCGGAAAGAGAGATTATCGACGGGCTGCGTTGGCTCGGAATCGACTGGCAGGAGGGACCTGACGTCGGCGGCGAGTACGGACCGTATCGGCAGGCGGATAAGAAAGCGCTCTACCGTCAATACGCCGAGCGGCTCGTCGAGCAGGGCGATGCGTATTATTGCTTCTGCTCTTCGGAGCGGCTGTCGCGCATGAAGCAGGAGCAGCAGCAGCGCAAAGAATTTCCGCATTACGACGGCTGCTGCCGTGAGATTCCGTTGGATGAAGCGCGGAAGCGCGTCGCGGCCGGCGAGCCGCACGTGATCCGCTTTAAGACGCCGAAGGAAGGCGTAACGACGGTTCGGGACCTGATCCGCGGGGAGATTACGGTCGAGAACCGGACGATCGACGATTATATTATCGTCAAGTCGGACGGTTGGGCGCTGTATCACCTGGCGGCGATGGTCGACGATCATCTCATGAAAATTTCGCACGTGATCCGCGGGTCGGAATGGATCCCGACGCTCCCGCTGCATCACCTGATTATCCGTGCGTTTGGGTGGGACGAGCCGGAATGGATTCATCTTTCGCTTTTCCTGAAGCCGGATGGGAAGGGAAAGGTTTCGAAACGGGACTCCGCCGATTTTATAAAGGACGGATATTCGCTCTTCCTGACCGACCTGATCGATTTGGGGTACCTTCCGGAGGCGGTCGTGAACTGGATCGCGTTGATGGGCTGGAGCTTCGACGATCATACCGAGATTTTCACGATGGACGCGCTTGTTCGCGATTTTTCGCTGGAGCACCTGACTCCGTCCCCGGCGGCGATCAATTTTACCAAGCTGGACCATTTTAATGGAACCCATATCCGTATGTTGACGATCGAGGATTTAGCGGCCCGGATCAAGCCTTTCTTCCTTAAAGAAGGGATCGATGCCGACGACGCGACGCTGCTGAAAATTGCGCCGATTATCCGGGAGCGCATGGTCACGCTCGACGAATCGGTCGCGTTAGCCGGTTTTTTCTTCCGCGCCGAGGTTGTGCCGGCGACGGCGGACCTGATCCAGAAAGGACTGACCGCCGCGCAGTGCGCCGAGATCGCGGAGAGAAGCTACGACGTCTTAACGGCGCTCCCGGAGATCAGTCCGAGGATCGGCGAGCCGGAGATGCGCGAGCTGGTCGCGGAGATGGGGCTCAAGCCGGCGCAGGTTTTCGGCGTCCTTCGTGTCGCCGTTACGGGTCAGCGGGTCAGTCCGCCGCTTTTCGAATCGATGGAAATTCTGGGAAAAGAGCTGACGCTGCGTCGGATTCAACGCGCCGCGCGGGAGCTCCGGGCGCAGGGATAG
- a CDS encoding penicillin-binding protein 2, translating into MMQDNFKNEKLDLKNRRLLIAYVVMAVIIIFYVTRLFEIQILDGEAYLASADENRITVVRDQTKRGVIYDRNGVVLAKNIPTYDIVIVPAELPEDEGDRQRIFRTLSGLVDIPVNNGELNDDTVRLYGECTSDFGLTQIVYIASSLSPYSETGILCDVPEELARRIKELSATMPGVGVRVNSIREYPTGYSTSEIVGFLGPIPEYVADEMEERGFLLNKDRFGYGGVESSLQDLLSGKNGRRVVEVDVAGLEMRDLEPPKAAVPGYNVKLTIDVRLQNVMRAALLDTMDFYNRVSLSGTLTHDGAAVAMDPYTGEILGLVSEPTFENNRMTRYIPAYYYEQLSLSQSKPLLNHITQVAQPPGSVFKIVTGIGVMNEHVLDPEDQIFDPGSIRMQNSYSPNDPGSVQEYVCHLKTGHGYVDYRSALAWSCNIYFNKVGGGYEDEVPVGLGIDRLGQYAHALGYGERTGIELTGEETGMIPTRTWKRVNMGESWATGDTYLASMGQGYITASPLQVMMSFATVAAYGVMPRPTLIREVLDERGNTVLPFTPRMLWDITKDPKIMEYDKDGVELGTYKAVEPWVVEVTREGLRRVPQPGGTGEAPFEGDIYESSAKTGTAEYCDDIAREKGLCDFGKWPAHGWTAGYAPYEKPEIVVVVFIYNGKEGSSTAGYTVRRIIDNFFLMKEMDAEKNGEIVRFAAPPDALEETTYDESE; encoded by the coding sequence ATGATGCAGGATAACTTTAAAAATGAAAAACTGGATTTAAAAAATCGACGCCTTTTGATTGCGTACGTCGTCATGGCGGTCATTATTATTTTTTACGTGACGCGCTTATTTGAAATTCAGATCCTTGACGGAGAAGCTTATTTAGCGAGCGCGGACGAAAATCGGATTACCGTCGTCCGCGACCAGACGAAACGCGGCGTTATTTACGATCGGAACGGGGTCGTTCTGGCGAAGAATATCCCGACGTACGATATCGTTATCGTTCCAGCGGAGCTTCCCGAAGACGAAGGCGACCGGCAGCGGATTTTCCGGACGCTTTCCGGCCTTGTCGATATTCCCGTCAATAACGGCGAGTTAAACGACGATACGGTCCGGCTGTATGGCGAATGCACGTCCGATTTCGGACTGACGCAAATCGTCTACATCGCTTCGTCGCTGTCGCCGTATTCAGAAACGGGGATTCTCTGCGACGTGCCGGAGGAGCTGGCCCGGCGGATCAAGGAGCTTTCGGCGACGATGCCCGGGGTGGGGGTCCGCGTGAATTCGATTCGCGAATATCCGACGGGTTATAGTACGTCGGAGATCGTCGGCTTTCTGGGGCCGATCCCGGAATATGTTGCGGACGAGATGGAAGAACGCGGTTTCCTATTAAATAAAGATCGGTTCGGATACGGCGGCGTTGAGTCCTCGCTTCAGGACCTGCTTTCCGGGAAGAACGGCCGCAGGGTGGTCGAGGTCGACGTCGCGGGATTGGAGATGCGCGATTTAGAGCCGCCCAAGGCGGCGGTCCCGGGATATAACGTGAAGCTGACGATCGACGTCCGGCTTCAAAACGTCATGCGCGCGGCGCTTCTGGATACAATGGACTTCTATAATCGGGTTTCGCTGTCCGGTACGTTGACGCATGACGGGGCGGCGGTAGCGATGGATCCGTATACGGGCGAAATTCTGGGCCTGGTTTCCGAGCCGACGTTTGAGAACAACCGCATGACGCGCTATATTCCGGCTTACTACTATGAGCAGCTCAGCCTCAGCCAGTCGAAACCGCTCCTGAACCATATTACGCAGGTGGCGCAGCCGCCGGGGTCCGTGTTTAAGATTGTGACCGGGATCGGCGTCATGAACGAGCATGTTCTCGATCCGGAAGACCAGATTTTCGATCCGGGTTCGATTCGAATGCAGAATTCGTATTCGCCGAACGATCCTGGTTCAGTTCAGGAGTACGTCTGCCATCTTAAAACGGGACATGGATACGTCGATTACCGTTCGGCGCTGGCATGGAGCTGCAACATTTATTTTAACAAGGTGGGCGGCGGGTATGAGGACGAGGTCCCGGTCGGGTTGGGGATTGACCGGCTCGGGCAATACGCGCACGCGTTAGGGTACGGCGAGCGGACGGGGATCGAGCTGACCGGTGAAGAAACCGGGATGATCCCGACGCGGACCTGGAAACGAGTTAACATGGGCGAATCCTGGGCGACCGGCGACACGTACCTGGCGTCAATGGGGCAGGGGTATATTACCGCATCCCCGCTTCAGGTCATGATGTCGTTTGCGACGGTTGCGGCTTACGGGGTGATGCCGCGTCCGACGCTGATCCGCGAGGTCCTGGACGAGCGCGGGAATACCGTGCTGCCGTTTACGCCGCGGATGCTTTGGGATATTACGAAGGACCCGAAGATTATGGAGTATGACAAGGACGGGGTCGAACTGGGGACATATAAGGCGGTTGAGCCCTGGGTCGTCGAGGTCACGCGCGAAGGGCTCCGTCGCGTTCCGCAGCCGGGCGGAACAGGGGAAGCTCCGTTCGAGGGCGATATTTACGAATCGTCGGCGAAAACCGGAACGGCGGAATACTGCGACGATATTGCGCGTGAGAAAGGGCTTTGCGACTTCGGAAAATGGCCGGCGCATGGCTGGACCGCCGGTTACGCTCCTTACGAAAAGCCGGAAATCGTCGTCGTCGTCTTTATTTATAACGGAAAGGAAGGTTCGTCGACGGCGGGATATACCGTCCGGCGGATTATCGATAATTTCTTCCTGATGAAAGAGATGGACGCGGAGAAGAACGGCGAGATTGTCCGGTTCGCGGCGCCGCCCGACGCGCTGGAGGAAACGACGTATGACGAGTCGGAGTAA
- a CDS encoding rod shape-determining protein MreC, with translation MNRFRKNWRQVVGVLLTLGFILLAFSGYLTTLLRGVMDPFVQVQSMVSERFSNAMQFFTIPREVTELQAENQSLKAEVALLRTEIIQLEQDLREAAILYSLLGFARGRPQETYIAAKVIGKDPSPFLQYVLIDKGSDDGITFDMPVVTEKGLVGRVDAVTASAARVQLITDPASLVNAYIVEADSDGVVRGSVTSDLTIELVSQDITLEFGQTIQTSGLGGKFPSEIMIGEILNVNRLENELFQSASIQPAEDFSSLQAVLVVANFRPSNISPLEKKAE, from the coding sequence ATGAATCGATTTAGAAAAAATTGGCGTCAGGTTGTCGGCGTATTGTTGACGCTCGGGTTTATTCTTTTGGCGTTCAGCGGTTATTTAACGACGCTGCTTCGCGGCGTCATGGATCCGTTCGTTCAGGTTCAGTCGATGGTTTCGGAACGATTTTCGAACGCAATGCAGTTTTTTACCATCCCGCGCGAGGTTACCGAGCTTCAGGCGGAAAATCAGTCGCTTAAAGCCGAAGTCGCGCTCCTCAGGACGGAGATTATTCAGCTGGAACAGGATCTTCGCGAGGCGGCGATCCTGTATTCGCTTCTGGGCTTTGCCCGCGGCAGGCCGCAGGAAACGTATATCGCGGCGAAAGTTATCGGTAAAGATCCGTCGCCGTTTTTACAGTATGTCCTGATCGACAAGGGCTCGGACGACGGGATTACCTTCGACATGCCGGTCGTGACGGAGAAGGGGCTCGTCGGCCGGGTCGACGCGGTTACGGCGTCGGCCGCCCGGGTCCAGCTGATTACCGATCCGGCGTCGCTGGTTAACGCGTATATTGTCGAAGCTGACAGCGACGGCGTCGTTCGCGGGTCGGTAACGTCCGACCTGACGATCGAACTCGTTTCGCAGGATATCACGCTCGAATTCGGTCAGACGATTCAAACGTCAGGTCTGGGCGGAAAATTCCCGTCGGAGATCATGATCGGGGAAATCCTGAACGTCAACCGGCTCGAAAACGAGCTTTTCCAGTCGGCGTCGATTCAGCCGGCGGAAGACTTTTCCTCGCTTCAGGCGGTCCTCGTCGTCGCGAACTTCCGTCCGTCGAATATCAGCCCGCTTGAAAAAAAAGCGGAGTAA
- a CDS encoding rod shape-determining protein (functions in MreBCD complex in some organisms): MGLFSLDIGIDLGTANTLVYVRGKGIVINEPSWVAVEKRTRQPVAIGAQAKEMVGRTPANLSVIRPMRDGVISEFEITQAMLSYFIGRAHQQTIAPFPRPRIVIGIPCGSTDVERRAVYDAGMAAGAREIYLIEEPVATAIGIGLPINEIRGTMVVDIGGGTTEVAILSMNEIVVSRSLRVAGDELDQDILNYVRNRYNLYIGERMAEQIKISIASAHPLPMERTMVTRGRNLVTGLPEAIEVSSVEIRDAISGSIQVIVDTVKDAIDEAPPEIVADLIETGICLSGGGSQILGLADRLNEELNIRVWVAEDPLTCVARGAGYVLENSATIDQFAVSLDRFARR, encoded by the coding sequence ATGGGGTTGTTCTCGTTAGATATTGGGATCGACCTTGGAACCGCCAACACGCTTGTTTACGTCCGCGGCAAGGGGATCGTTATTAACGAGCCGTCTTGGGTTGCGGTCGAAAAGCGCACCCGGCAGCCGGTCGCGATCGGCGCGCAGGCGAAAGAAATGGTGGGGCGGACGCCGGCGAACCTGAGCGTGATTCGACCGATGCGCGACGGGGTCATATCCGAGTTTGAAATTACGCAGGCGATGCTGAGTTATTTTATCGGCAGGGCGCATCAGCAAACGATCGCGCCGTTCCCGCGGCCCCGGATCGTGATCGGGATCCCCTGCGGTTCGACCGACGTCGAGCGGCGCGCGGTTTACGACGCCGGGATGGCGGCAGGCGCGCGCGAAATATACCTGATCGAGGAGCCGGTCGCGACGGCGATCGGGATTGGGCTCCCGATTAATGAAATTCGCGGGACGATGGTCGTCGATATTGGCGGCGGAACGACCGAGGTCGCGATTCTCTCGATGAACGAAATCGTGGTCTCCCGTTCGCTTCGCGTAGCCGGAGATGAACTGGATCAGGATATTTTAAATTACGTCCGCAACCGCTACAACCTGTATATCGGCGAGCGTATGGCGGAGCAGATCAAGATTTCGATCGCCTCGGCGCATCCGCTTCCGATGGAGAGGACGATGGTCACGCGCGGACGGAACCTGGTAACCGGACTTCCGGAGGCGATCGAAGTTTCTTCGGTCGAGATTCGCGACGCGATTTCCGGTTCGATTCAGGTGATCGTCGATACGGTCAAGGACGCGATCGACGAAGCGCCGCCGGAAATTGTCGCCGACCTGATTGAGACTGGAATCTGCTTATCCGGGGGCGGGTCGCAGATTTTAGGCTTGGCGGATCGGCTCAACGAAGAGCTGAATATCCGGGTCTGGGTGGCGGAGGATCCGTTGACCTGCGTCGCGCGCGGGGCGGGGTACGTTCTTGAAAACAGCGCGACGATCGATCAGTTCGCGGTCAGCCTCGATCGTTTCGCACGGCGCTGA
- a CDS encoding acyl CoA:acetate/3-ketoacid CoA transferase, which yields MRKPVFMSGKDAAELIQDGSTVCTIGMTLVSAAETVLKAIEERFLTTGHPNHLTLLHSCGQSNKDRGIQHFAHEGLLSRIIGGHWGLQPKMMQLISDNKILAYNLPQGQLAQLFRSMAGGEPGKITKVGLGTYIDPRLGGGKMNEKTQSMPDIVEVINIDNDEFMRYLPVPIDICIIRGTYIDENGNLSTDEEAMMLEVFPAVLACKKFGGKVIAQAKYKVKSGSLHCKRVTIPGVFIDAAVICPNIDEDHRQTHSFVMNPAYCGDIKTPDEKTDILPMSVRKVIGRRALMELKADDILNVGTGIPSDVIGPIMAEEGIENLCTVTVESGIYGGTPMGGIDFGIAKNNFALVRHDDQFDFYNGAGVDVTFMGAGEMDQFGNVNATKLGSKPTGAGGFIDITTNAKHVVFCSTFTGKGLECNFENDQLNITQEGKIIKFVKSVQQISYNGDISRNKGQKMHYVTERAVFELRPEGLVLIEIAPGIDLKTQILDLMEFSPVIANDIKLMPKAIFYGNRPYGLCEYLLSKS from the coding sequence ATGAGAAAACCGGTTTTCATGTCGGGAAAAGACGCCGCAGAATTGATCCAAGACGGCTCGACCGTCTGCACTATTGGAATGACACTCGTATCGGCAGCAGAGACAGTTCTTAAAGCGATCGAAGAGCGGTTTCTAACAACGGGACATCCAAATCATCTAACATTATTGCATTCCTGCGGACAAAGTAACAAGGATCGGGGAATTCAACACTTTGCACACGAAGGATTATTATCGCGGATTATTGGCGGTCATTGGGGTCTGCAACCCAAAATGATGCAGCTCATTTCGGACAATAAGATACTTGCATACAATTTACCTCAAGGGCAATTAGCTCAGCTATTTCGTTCAATGGCAGGCGGAGAACCGGGCAAAATAACAAAGGTTGGTCTCGGAACATACATTGATCCTCGTCTCGGCGGCGGAAAAATGAATGAGAAAACTCAATCGATGCCCGATATCGTTGAAGTGATCAACATTGACAATGACGAATTTATGCGATATTTGCCGGTTCCAATCGATATTTGTATCATTCGTGGCACATATATTGACGAAAACGGAAATCTAAGCACAGACGAAGAAGCAATGATGCTTGAAGTTTTTCCTGCTGTTTTAGCATGCAAAAAATTTGGTGGAAAAGTCATCGCACAGGCCAAATATAAGGTAAAAAGCGGGAGTTTACATTGCAAGCGTGTCACAATCCCAGGCGTCTTTATCGATGCCGCCGTAATTTGCCCGAATATTGACGAGGACCACCGTCAAACACATAGTTTCGTTATGAATCCCGCTTATTGCGGTGATATAAAAACTCCGGATGAAAAGACCGATATTTTGCCCATGTCAGTCCGAAAAGTTATCGGAAGACGCGCTCTGATGGAACTGAAAGCGGATGATATCTTAAATGTCGGGACCGGTATTCCAAGTGATGTAATCGGGCCAATTATGGCGGAAGAAGGAATTGAAAATCTCTGTACTGTAACGGTTGAATCCGGAATTTACGGAGGAACCCCCATGGGAGGGATTGATTTTGGTATTGCAAAAAACAACTTCGCTTTAGTTCGGCATGATGATCAGTTTGATTTTTATAACGGTGCAGGTGTCGACGTTACGTTTATGGGCGCCGGCGAAATGGATCAGTTTGGAAACGTTAATGCAACAAAATTAGGATCCAAACCAACCGGAGCAGGCGGATTTATTGATATTACAACAAACGCCAAGCATGTAGTATTCTGTTCAACGTTTACAGGGAAAGGGTTGGAATGCAACTTTGAAAACGATCAGCTCAATATTACACAAGAAGGGAAAATTATCAAGTTCGTTAAATCCGTTCAGCAGATTTCATATAACGGTGATATTTCGAGAAATAAAGGACAAAAAATGCATTATGTAACTGAACGTGCAGTTTTTGAACTCCGTCCTGAAGGCCTGGTTCTTATCGAAATCGCACCTGGGATAGATTTAAAAACGCAGATTTTAGACCTGATGGAATTTAGCCCCGTAATTGCCAACGACATTAAATTAATGCCAAAAGCGATATTTTATGGAAACAGGCCCTATGGTCTCTGCGAATATTTACTTAGCAAATCGTAA
- a CDS encoding 3-oxoacyl-[acyl-carrier-protein] reductase → MRLKDKVSIVTGASRGLGKGIAIKLAEEGSKVILVDITAATDTFEEIKAKDGTAFIYTMDITDEGEVEKMIEFTIEKCGTLDILVNNAGINRDGILHKMTKNNWNDVINVNLTGTFLCTREALKYMRSKNYGRVINISSGSWLGNIGQANYAASKAGVVGLTKTAARENAKKGITCNVICPGFIETDMTLRLKDVNDGAAWDSMMSRIPMGYAGKPTDVANLVAFLASDEASYITAEVINVGGGMIV, encoded by the coding sequence ATGAGATTAAAAGATAAAGTTTCAATTGTCACAGGCGCAAGTCGCGGCTTAGGAAAAGGCATCGCGATCAAGTTAGCCGAAGAAGGTTCGAAAGTTATTTTGGTAGACATAACGGCTGCAACAGATACCTTCGAAGAAATCAAAGCTAAGGATGGAACTGCCTTTATTTACACAATGGACATCACAGATGAAGGCGAGGTCGAAAAAATGATTGAATTCACAATCGAGAAGTGCGGAACATTAGATATCTTGGTGAACAATGCCGGCATCAATCGAGATGGAATTCTCCATAAGATGACGAAAAATAATTGGAATGATGTTATCAACGTCAACCTGACCGGTACTTTTCTCTGCACCAGAGAAGCGTTGAAATATATGCGTTCTAAAAATTATGGGCGTGTTATCAATATTTCTTCCGGCAGCTGGTTGGGGAATATAGGACAAGCCAATTATGCAGCTTCAAAAGCTGGGGTTGTCGGATTGACAAAAACAGCTGCAAGAGAAAATGCTAAAAAAGGTATTACATGTAATGTCATCTGTCCCGGTTTCATTGAAACAGATATGACGCTTCGCCTTAAAGATGTTAATGATGGGGCAGCGTGGGATAGCATGATGTCGAGAATTCCAATGGGATATGCAGGGAAACCAACTGATGTAGCTAACCTGGTTGCATTTCTTGCATCGGACGAGGCTTCATATATCACTGCCGAAGTTATTAATGTCGGCGGGGGAATGATTGTATAA
- a CDS encoding acetyl-CoA acetyltransferase: protein MNLKECVIVSAARTPVGNFGGSLKDISAIELGAMVVKEAVRRAGIPTNLIDEVIVGQVGQIAECGFIARAISLKANFPETTTAFSVNRQCGSGLQAIANAVMEIQTGFANIVVAAGTENLSQLPYYVRDARWGARMGHKVFEDGVIDILTWPLSNSHNGISAENVARQYNVSREEQDNFALESHRKAVAAIKDGKFKDEILPVELVDRKGRVTIFDKDEGPRENQTIEQLAKLKPCFVNDGKGTVTAGNSSSLNDGAAAIVIMSREMAQKLKIKPLMTIRGFSVAGNSPDLMGYAPKFSSEKLAQKLGIDLKKIDMFEINEAFASQAFAVRRDLGLDMDRVNIYGGGISIGHPIGATGCILVTKVLYELQRSDKKDAMVSMCIGGGQGISMYFAKD, encoded by the coding sequence ATGAATCTAAAGGAATGTGTAATCGTCAGCGCCGCCAGAACTCCCGTAGGAAATTTTGGTGGAAGCTTAAAAGATATCAGTGCAATAGAATTAGGTGCGATGGTCGTTAAGGAAGCTGTTCGCCGCGCAGGCATACCAACAAACCTTATCGACGAAGTCATCGTCGGTCAAGTCGGACAAATCGCTGAGTGCGGTTTTATTGCAAGAGCAATTAGTTTAAAAGCCAATTTTCCAGAAACAACGACCGCGTTTTCCGTGAACCGTCAATGTGGATCCGGACTTCAAGCAATTGCGAACGCAGTCATGGAAATTCAAACAGGATTTGCAAATATCGTCGTTGCGGCCGGAACCGAAAACCTTTCTCAGCTTCCATATTATGTTCGCGATGCCCGCTGGGGCGCCAGAATGGGGCATAAAGTTTTCGAAGATGGCGTCATTGATATTCTTACTTGGCCCCTTTCAAACAGCCATAATGGAATTTCCGCAGAAAATGTTGCAAGACAATACAACGTATCTCGGGAGGAACAAGACAATTTTGCATTAGAAAGCCATCGCAAAGCTGTCGCTGCAATCAAGGATGGAAAGTTTAAAGACGAGATACTGCCGGTTGAATTAGTAGACAGAAAAGGACGAGTCACTATTTTCGACAAAGACGAAGGTCCGCGAGAAAATCAGACAATTGAACAGCTCGCGAAATTAAAACCATGTTTTGTAAATGATGGGAAAGGAACGGTCACAGCCGGAAATTCTTCGAGTCTGAATGATGGAGCGGCAGCTATCGTGATTATGTCACGAGAAATGGCTCAAAAACTCAAGATAAAGCCCCTAATGACGATACGCGGATTTTCTGTCGCGGGGAATAGTCCCGATCTAATGGGTTATGCCCCGAAATTTTCCAGCGAGAAGCTTGCCCAAAAGCTTGGTATTGATTTGAAAAAAATTGATATGTTTGAAATTAATGAAGCTTTCGCAAGTCAAGCGTTCGCCGTTAGGCGGGATTTAGGTTTAGATATGGATAGAGTCAATATCTATGGCGGCGGGATCTCAATCGGGCACCCGATCGGTGCGACCGGTTGTATTCTTGTAACGAAAGTTTTATACGAGCTTCAAAGATCCGATAAAAAAGACGCTATGGTAAGCATGTGTATTGGCGGCGGGCAGGGAATCAGTATGTACTTTGCAAAAGATTAG